Proteins from one Triticum aestivum cultivar Chinese Spring chromosome 7A, IWGSC CS RefSeq v2.1, whole genome shotgun sequence genomic window:
- the LOC123149850 gene encoding uncharacterized protein, giving the protein MDVNLSLVSCVDRTTIIYVEHFFLPFQTGEEALDSLKRGVAKDEELDLIVAEVHPGNTEVGTLRLFHHILSELEVPLITMCAYDEAVSARMTLGTCFNVVKPLDTETVNFLRMRALQHRSIKNHRSVTEDEEQDALNANVYPYNLGRFIWSSELHEKFLQAVEVLGASAMARKIHQYMNAKDLNLTIQHVASHLQKHRLRVQRQRLSHDEEGSQHYASMKELSEMISSAYKAASTKPNNHPATTQTQFTHGVASAIWDKYPGMVWPHVEGSSAASAMWYNYPGKPWRQVGKSSAGARVSQTNARPPPVLIHGTKSIWDRYEESLQYYNESLSHKREVLPVKSKALAGYGRKIFINLEREETSRTEASGKIVINLESHDTQKDTTDDVHAAVTPQEDAMDEVHAAVTLQKDTMNEVHAAVTLQEDNYQPAAENVQSEPFSDWEEVEKFWMNQMGGQGQEEQQGLEPVDLLQIDGIDPKELLQEDEAWNQALQPANPANVVNNAPMPE; this is encoded by the exons ATGGATGTGAACCTGTCCTTAGTATCATGTGTAGATCGTACAACCATCATATATGTGGAGCATTTCT TTCTTCCCTTCCAAACAGGGGAAGAGGCCCTAGATTCCCTTAAAAGGGGGGTTGCTAAGGATGAGGAGCTTGATTTGATAGTAGCGGAAGTTCATCCTGGCAATACAGAGGTGGGCACCTTGCGGCTGTTTCACCACATCCTGAGTGAACTTGAAGTGCCTCTCATCA CTATGTGTGCCTATGATGAGGCAGTCTCTGCACGCATGACCCTTGGAACATGCTTCAATGTGGTTAAGCCGTTGGATACTGAAACCGTCAATTTTCTGAGGATGAGAGCGCTGCAACACAGGTCTATCAAAAATCACAGGTCTGTGACTGAGGATGAAGAACAAGATGCGTTAAACGCGAATGTCTATCCATATAATCTGGGTCGGTTCATATGGAGCAGTGAACTCCATGAAAAGTTCTTGCAGGCTGTTGAAGTGCTTGGGGCGT CTGCTATGGCTAGAAAAATTCACCAGTACATGAATGCAAAGGATTTGAATTTGACCATACAGCACGTCGCAAGCCATCTCCAG AAACACCGGCTGCGAGTGCAGAGGCAGAGGTTATCACACGATGAAGAGGGCTCTCAACATTATGCCAGCATGAAGGAATTATCTGAGATGATTTCATCGGCGTACAAGGCAGCCAGTACTAAACCCAATAATCATCCGGCAACAACCCAGACGCAGTTCACACATGGGGTTGCCTCTGCTATCTGGGACAAGTACCCTGGGATGGTGTGGCCACATGTGGAGGGAAGTTCAGCTGCCTCTGCTATGTGGTACAATTACCCCGGAAAGCCGTGGAGACAAGTGGGGAAGAGTTCGGCCGGTGCACGAGTTTCTCAGACTAATGCACGCCCACCTCCAGTTCTGATACATGGTACCAAGTCCATCTGGGATAGGTACGAGGAGAGCCTGCAGTACTATAATGAGAGCCTGTCACACAAACGCGAGGTGTTGCCTGTAAAGAGCAAAGCGCTTGCTGGATATGGACGCAAGATTTTCATCAACCTGGAGAGAGAGGAGACCAGTCGTACTGAAGCATCAGGCAAGATTGTCATCAACCTGGAGAGCCATGACACGCAGAAAGACACCACGGACGACGTGCACGCCGCTGTTACACCGCAGGAAGACGCAATGGACGAGGTGCACGCCGCAGTTACTCTGCAGAAGGACACCATGAACGAGGTGCATGCTGCAGTTACTCTGCAGGAAGACAACTACCAACCCGCTGCAGAGAATGTGCAGTCTGAGCCTTTCAGTGATTGGGAAGAGGTGGAGAAATTCTGGATGAACCAGATGGGAGGACAGGGGCAAGAGGAGCAA CAAGGTCTTGAACCAGTGGATCTGCTCCAGATAGATGGCATTGACCCAAAGGAATTGCTCCAGGAAGATGAAGCCTGGAACCAAGCGCTTCAGCCGGCAAACCCGGCCAACGTCGTCAACAATGCACCCATGCCTGAATAA